A window of Pirellula sp. SH-Sr6A contains these coding sequences:
- a CDS encoding threonine/serine exporter ThrE family protein encodes MPSLKNSPESGSTDEFLIRTAELLHQHGTPSHRLERVMTKVAKTLGIQSVFLYTPTALIASLGEGSSERTYMRRVDSGIVDADKLIRFDETLERLEAGQIDVASARRELEAAASALPPYSAWLTAIACSLGCVSIAIFFGGGAPEVIAAGVIGLAIAGLEELHAWMKWESGLLFPVAGFVAAMAAISVSKWVTPLDDRLVTLASLVILLPGFTLTIALTELAVGHLSAGVARLAGACVTLVTLFLGVAIAWKLMEGVRIPPIQALPLPGWCNWLAIAVAPITFAILFRVRVSQWLVVLTVCWTGFLTSRLLGEKFGIEVGSFAGAIVVGAGSNLYARLRDRPAMVPQTPGMILLVPGSLGYRSLSALQERETLQGIDFAYGMVLVAMSLVGGLLAATALVPPKRIL; translated from the coding sequence ATGCCATCTCTCAAGAACAGTCCCGAATCGGGATCCACGGACGAATTTCTCATTCGCACTGCTGAACTCCTTCATCAGCATGGTACACCCTCTCATCGTTTGGAGAGAGTGATGACTAAAGTGGCGAAGACACTCGGCATTCAAAGCGTGTTCTTGTACACCCCAACCGCCTTGATCGCTTCTCTCGGCGAAGGGAGTAGCGAGAGAACTTATATGCGACGGGTGGATTCAGGCATCGTGGATGCCGACAAGCTCATTCGATTTGATGAGACGCTCGAACGCCTTGAAGCGGGCCAGATCGACGTCGCGAGCGCGAGACGAGAACTCGAGGCAGCCGCCTCCGCTCTCCCTCCTTATTCGGCGTGGCTTACCGCGATCGCATGCAGCCTCGGGTGCGTTTCCATCGCCATCTTTTTCGGAGGAGGAGCGCCGGAAGTCATCGCGGCTGGGGTGATCGGATTGGCTATCGCCGGCTTGGAAGAACTGCATGCTTGGATGAAATGGGAGTCGGGACTTTTGTTCCCGGTAGCCGGATTTGTGGCTGCCATGGCCGCGATTTCCGTTTCGAAATGGGTTACTCCACTCGACGATCGTTTGGTGACGCTCGCTTCGCTGGTGATTCTGCTCCCCGGCTTCACCCTTACCATCGCGCTCACAGAATTAGCCGTCGGCCATTTATCCGCCGGGGTTGCCCGATTAGCTGGTGCGTGCGTCACCCTCGTTACGTTGTTCCTCGGAGTCGCGATCGCATGGAAACTGATGGAGGGCGTGCGTATTCCACCCATTCAAGCACTTCCGCTGCCGGGGTGGTGCAATTGGTTAGCGATCGCCGTAGCTCCCATCACGTTTGCAATCTTGTTTCGCGTTCGAGTATCGCAGTGGTTGGTCGTTCTAACAGTGTGTTGGACCGGATTCTTGACATCGAGATTGCTCGGCGAAAAATTTGGTATCGAAGTAGGTTCGTTCGCGGGTGCGATTGTTGTCGGGGCTGGTAGTAATCTCTATGCACGGCTTCGTGACCGACCTGCCATGGTTCCCCAAACTCCTGGAATGATCTTGCTGGTGCCTGGCTCCCTGGGCTATCGCTCCCTGTCGGCCTTGCAAGAACGCGAGACCCTCCAAGGCATTGACTTCGCTTATGGAATGGTCTTGGTCGCCATGTCGCTCGTAGGAGGATTGCTCGCTGCCACGGCCTTGGTTCCGCCCAAACGCATCCTCTAA
- the rph gene encoding ribonuclease PH, which yields MSQQVLRPVAVQRHFTNKTPGSVLYRCGDTVVLCTASLEERVPDWMVGKGKGWITAEYNMLPGSTSPRKSRERAGKVDGRTTEIQRLIGRSFRAVADLQKLGERSLTIDCDVLQADGGTRTAAITGGFIALVDAVNSVFADVPREQYPLRSSVAAISVGIVHGVPALDLDYAKDVIADVDMNVVMTGSGRFIEIQGTGEEATFDDAELGSLLSLAKQGIQSLTKVQKEALGSGWRFD from the coding sequence ATGTCACAACAAGTACTCCGCCCGGTAGCCGTCCAGCGTCATTTCACCAACAAAACACCTGGAAGCGTCCTTTACCGTTGCGGCGACACGGTCGTACTCTGCACGGCTTCGCTCGAAGAAAGAGTTCCCGATTGGATGGTGGGAAAAGGCAAGGGATGGATCACAGCCGAATACAACATGCTACCTGGCAGTACTTCACCGAGAAAGTCTCGTGAACGGGCAGGTAAAGTGGATGGTCGAACCACCGAAATCCAACGATTGATCGGTCGGTCGTTTCGCGCAGTCGCGGATTTGCAGAAGCTAGGTGAACGATCATTGACGATCGATTGCGACGTCCTGCAAGCCGATGGTGGGACCCGAACCGCTGCTATCACCGGTGGCTTCATTGCGCTCGTCGATGCCGTCAACTCCGTTTTCGCGGATGTACCTCGTGAACAATATCCATTGCGAAGCAGCGTCGCTGCGATCAGCGTAGGAATAGTGCACGGTGTTCCGGCTCTCGATTTGGATTACGCAAAGGACGTCATCGCCGATGTCGATATGAACGTCGTCATGACTGGCTCCGGACGGTTTATCGAAATACAAGGAACTGGAGAAGAAGCGACATTCGACGACGCTGAGCTGGGTTCGCTCTTGTCGTTGGCCAAGCAAGGAATTCAGTCTTTGACGAAGGTCCAAAAAGAGGCGCTCGGCAGCGGTTGGCGATTCGATTGA
- a CDS encoding DUF1559 domain-containing protein, whose amino-acid sequence MSLSRSKLRRAFTLVELLVVIAIIGILVGLLLPAVQSARAAARRMQCANNVKQIALACHNFESAYKALPAWTFVAGATTGASGQRPTALGSAHFQLLPYIEQNALYSNANGISFEVRTGKVPSFACPDDSTLSAAGFAGRALTSHTTRTSVGGVPYGGTTYAINAQACSAGFERGHPTRLAGKFSTISDGLSNTILTVERQAACYGHDFPRAGQTPNLGTGSFTFSIWARGGRHATFSPWIDGAPAAADLTLNNGSATEVNAGYTWWDCPVINATLRNPANFAAGPGPRTDPTFRNPFNGVPNPGGIQNGTTETGCDWRRPQAMHNGVMTASLADGSVRMIAANINVTTFNLACTPSDGNVLGSDWEQ is encoded by the coding sequence ATGAGTCTTTCGCGAAGCAAATTGCGTCGAGCATTCACCTTGGTGGAGCTGCTCGTCGTCATTGCAATCATTGGAATTCTGGTCGGGTTGTTGTTACCTGCAGTCCAATCTGCGCGCGCTGCAGCACGGCGCATGCAGTGTGCGAACAACGTCAAGCAAATTGCTTTGGCCTGTCACAACTTTGAAAGCGCCTACAAGGCTCTGCCAGCCTGGACGTTTGTTGCGGGCGCGACGACCGGAGCATCCGGTCAGCGCCCAACAGCGCTCGGGTCCGCGCACTTCCAGCTTCTGCCGTACATCGAACAGAATGCGCTCTATAGCAATGCCAACGGAATTAGCTTTGAAGTTCGAACAGGGAAAGTCCCCTCGTTCGCTTGTCCTGACGATAGTACCCTGAGCGCGGCTGGTTTCGCTGGACGTGCCTTGACCTCGCATACGACTCGGACGAGCGTGGGTGGAGTTCCTTACGGTGGTACAACGTACGCGATCAACGCCCAAGCATGCAGCGCTGGATTCGAGCGAGGGCATCCCACACGCCTTGCTGGAAAGTTCTCGACGATATCCGATGGGCTGAGCAACACCATCCTTACGGTGGAGCGTCAGGCCGCGTGCTATGGGCACGACTTTCCACGAGCCGGGCAAACTCCGAACTTGGGTACGGGCTCGTTCACCTTTAGTATCTGGGCACGAGGAGGTCGGCACGCCACGTTTTCTCCATGGATCGACGGTGCACCCGCGGCGGCCGACTTGACCCTCAACAATGGTTCCGCCACAGAAGTCAACGCGGGATATACCTGGTGGGACTGCCCCGTAATCAATGCGACCCTTCGGAATCCTGCTAACTTCGCAGCAGGTCCAGGACCTCGTACCGACCCAACCTTCCGAAATCCATTCAACGGCGTTCCGAATCCTGGCGGAATCCAAAATGGTACGACCGAAACCGGATGCGATTGGCGTCGGCCTCAAGCGATGCACAATGGAGTCATGACGGCTAGCTTGGCGGATGGAAGTGTTCGAATGATTGCAGCCAATATCAATGTCACCACATTCAACCTGGCTTGCACGCCTTCGGATGGAAATGTACTCGGATCGGATTGGGAGCAGTAA